One stretch of Miscanthus floridulus cultivar M001 chromosome 18, ASM1932011v1, whole genome shotgun sequence DNA includes these proteins:
- the LOC136520529 gene encoding mitogen-activated protein kinase kinase SIPKK-like, translating to MATPRKPIKLTLPSHETTIGKFLTHSGTFKDGDLLVNKDGLRIVSQSEGGEAPPIEPLDSQLSLDDLDVIKVIGKGNSGNVQLVRHKFTGQFFALKVIQLNIDESIRKQIAKELKINLSTQCQYVVVFYQCFYVNGSISIVLEYMDGGSLADFLKTVKTIPEDHLAAICKQVLKGLIHLHHERHIIHRDLKPSNILINHRGEVKISDFGVSAIISSSSGRDTFTGTYNYMAPERISGKKHGYMSDIWSLGLVILECATGIFPFPPRESFYELLEAVVDHPPPSAPSEQFSPEFCSFISSCIQKDANDRKSAQVLLDHPFLSMYDDLHVDLASYFTTAGSPLATFNSRQL from the exons ATGGCGACGCCACGGAAGCCAATCAAGCTCACGCTGCCGTCCCACGAGACCACCATCGGCAAATTCTT GACGCACAGCGGGACGTTCAAGGACGGGGATCTGCTCGTCAACAAGGACGGCCTCCGCATCGTCTCGCAGAGTGAGGGAGGCGAG GCTCCTCCTATAGAGCCACTGGATAGTCAACTGAGCTTAGATGATCTAGACGTTATAAAAGTGATCGGGAAAGGTAACAGCGGAAATGTGCAATTGGTCCGCCACAAATTTACTGGCCAGTTTTTTGCTCTGAAG GTTATTCAACTAAATATTGATGAGAGTATACGCAAACAGATTGCCAAGGAGTTGAAAATAAACTTATCAACACAGTGCCAATACGTTGTTGTGTTCTATCAGTGCTTTTATGTCAATGGCTCCATTTCTATTGTTTTGGAGTACATGGACGGTGGTTCTCTTGCCGATTTCCTAAAGACTGTTAAAACCATTCCAGAGGACCACCTTGCTGCAATTTGTAAGCAG GTATTAAAAGGACTGATACACTTGCATCATGAGAGGCACATTATACACAGAGATCTGAAACCATCAAATATATTGATAAATCATAGGGGTGAAGTAAAAATATCAGACTTCGGTGTAAGTGCCATTATTTCTAGTTCCTCTGGACGAGATACATTTACTGGCACATACAACTACATGGCG CCTGAAAGAATCAGTGGCAAGAAGCATGGCTACATGAGTGATATCTGGAGTTTGGGGCTAGTGATTCTGGAATGTGCAACAGGAATTTTTCCATTTCCTCCCCGTGAAAGCTTTTACGAACTACTTGAAGCTGTTGTTGACCATCCGCCACCATCTGCACCATCAGAACAGTTTTCTCCGGAATTCTGCTCGTTCATTTCTTCATG TATCCAGAAGGATGCTAATGATAGAAAATCAGCACAAGTCTTATTA GATCATCCGTTCCTCAGCATGTACGATGACCTGCATGTTGATCTTGCTTCCTACTTTACTACTGCCGGATCTCCACTCGCCACCTTCAA TTCCAGGCAACTCTGA